The genomic DNA ATCTGATTGCATATGTATCAAGACAAATACGTTTTTGCTCAACTGGTTTCGTTTCTGAATCGAAGTAAATTCAATCGCATTGTCACCAAATTTGATGGAGACAAAT from Parabacteroides sp. FAFU027 includes the following:
- a CDS encoding DUF4372 domain-containing protein → MYQDKYVFAQLVSFLNRSKFNRIVTKFDGDK